The nucleotide window GATTGCCAGGGCGTTCACAATTGTCCCCCAAAGCGCCATGCCTTGTCTCCTCTCGAATCATCTCACGCCATTATGTCTTTTAATGCGCCAACAAATTCTTCAATCTCTGTTTCGTTGTTAAAATAGCCGAGACTTGCACGAACCAGGCCCCCTTCCGCTGTCCCCAGTGTTTCATGGGCCAGCGGAGAGCAGTGGAGTCCGGCCCTTACCGCAATCTCGTAATGGGTATCCAGGATATACCCTATTTCGTTTGCGTCGTATCCTGCCACCGAGAAGGAGACAATCGGACATCTCGCTTCCTTCCTATCAGGTCCAAATTGGGTCAATCCGTCGATCCGCGCCAATTCCTCCAACAACAATTGTGTCAGATGCTCTTCATGCCTGCGGATGGAAGCAAGGCCTGTATCTTCAATGAACTGCAAACCGGCACTTAAGCCCGCAATGCCTGCTGTGTTACGGGTACCGCTTTCGTATCTTTCGGGCCGTCCCGGCGGTTGTTCAATCAACTCGGAAAAACCACCGGTTCCACCGTGCAGCAAGGGATCCAATTCAAGATCCGGATGGATGTAAAGACCCCCGGTTCCCTGTGGGCCATACAATCCTTTGTGCCCTGTAAAGGCCAACATATCGATTCTCATGGCTTCCACATCAATGGGAAGATAGCCGGCAGTTTGGGATGCATCAACCATGAACTTCACACGATGTTTGCGAGCTAATTCACCGAGTCGTTCAACTGGCAAAATTCTGCCGGTCAGGTTGGATGAATGTGTCACCACCAACAGTCTGGTAGTTGCCCGAAATTCCTTTTCCACTTCCTGACACAGAGCCTGATCATCGCCGATGGACGGAACATACGTGATATCGACGCCTTTCTTCCTCAGGTATTCAAGCGGTCTCCGGACCGAATTGTGTTCAAGGCTGGTTGTGATGACATGATCACCCGGCTGCAGGAACCCCTTCAATCCGAGATTGAGAGATTCCGTGGCATTCTGTGTGAATATCACATCATTCGGATTTTTGACATGAAAGAGCCTTGCCACTTGTGCTCGCGTATTTGAAATAGTTTCGGCCGCTTTGGCCGCCAATCTGTGGCCGCTTCGGCCAGGATTGGCTGAATAATCCCTTACAGCCGCTGCCATTGCTTCCGCAACTTGAGGTGGTTTTGGCCAGGTCGATGCTGCATTGTCAAGATAAATCATTTTGTCCACCCCGTTTCAAATTTGTCCCTCCATTTTCTCGCCTGCAAATCATATGCTTGTATTATATTCCAATCCCCAGAGATTCACGAGACTTTTCTTCTCTTTGTTCCCAATTGCAAAAACGGAGAGGATTGGCTCCTCTCCATCTGTCCATTCTTTATTTATCCTGTTCGCCTTATTGTTTCATTCACCCAACAAACCAAGGATTCTTTCCAGGTCATCCATGGAATAATATTCAATCTCGATCTTGCCCCGTTTCTTGCCGGAGTGGATTTTCACGGAAGTTCCCAAACAGGAACGGAACTTTTCTTCATATTGTTGAATGATCCGGTTACCTTCCGGTTTCTGTTTTTTTGTTTCACGTGGAACATTTCGGGTCAACCGATTGACCAACTGCTCCACTGCACGGACACTTAGCTCCTCGTCCATAATTTTTCGAGCAAGTGCCAATTGCTGTTTGGTATCTTCCAATCCCAGGATGGCTCTTGCGTGTCCCATAGAAATTGTTCCACGTGAAACATAATCACGAATTTCTTTTGGAAGGTTCAGGAGTCGCAAGAAGTTGGCCACATGGGAACGGCTTTGCCCCACTTTTTTGGCCAACTCATCCTGGGTCAGTTCAAACTTCTCCATGATACTGCTGTAGGCTTCCGCAATTTCAATCGGGTTCAAATCTTCCCGCTGAAGGTTTTCAATAAGAGCTATTTCCGTCATCTGCCGGTCGTCAAAATCCTTGACCACTACCGGGACCTCTTCCAATCCCACCATTTGGGCGGCCCGCCATCTTCTTTCTCCAGCCACAATTTCGTAACCCCGAAAACTTTTTCGGACAATGATTGGTTGGATAATTCCATGTTCTTTAATGGAATCGGCCAGCTCTTGCAGTTTGTCCTCGTTAAACTCCCTGCGGGGCTGGTAAGGATTCGGTCGTAAATCTTCAACTTTGGCGGTAACAATGGAGTCGTCTGCTCCTATTTGCGGCAGCAGTGCTTCCAATCCTTTACCCAGACGCTTGCTCATAAGCTGCACACTTCCTTTGCAAGGTCCATATAAACTTCGGCCCCTCTAGATTTTGGGTCATATGCTATAATGGGCTGTCCGTGGCTGGGGGCCTCACTTAAACGGACATTGCGCGGGATAATTGTATGATAGACTTTCTCCCGGAAGTACTTTTTCACATCTTCAATCACTTGAATGCCAAGATTGGTGCGTGCATCCAGCATTGTCAGAAGGACTCCCTCAATCTCCAGCTTGGTGTTCAAATGTTTCTGCACCAGTCGAATGGTGTTCAGCAATTGGCTTAAGCCTTCCAAGGCGTAGTACTCGCACTGTATGGGTATTAGGACAGAATCGGAAGCGGTCAAGGCATTAACGGTCAACAGACCCAAAGAAGGAGGACAATCAATTATTATGTAGTCATATTTGCTCTTCATGGGTTGCAGTGCCTTACGAAGCCTGACTTCCCGGGAAATGGTAGGCACCAGTTCAATTTCCGCTCCAGCCAGCTGAATGGTGGCCGGTATTATATGTAATCCATCAATTTGGGTTGCTTGAATCGCTTCTTTTGCATCCACTTCATTGATCAATACATCATAAATGCAGGAATTCACGTCCGCTTTGTTGATTCCAACCCCACTGGTTGTGTTGCCCTGCGGATCAATGTCTACCAGGAGCACGCGTTTTCCCAACGAAGCCAGGCAGGCACCGAGGTTTACGGCTGTCGTGGTCTTGCCGACCCCGCCTTTTTGATTCGCCACTGCGATAATTCTCGCCAACTGTGTCACCTCGTCATAAGTGATTTGTATGCCGATTCTAAGACGCAGAACCTGCCTATCAATCTTCTAGACTATATTTTACAAGATCAACAAACAAAAAGGTAGACACCTGAAATACCCATTCTGAAAACAGTTCGATAGTACCAAGCTTCAAACGGCCTGACATGTATGACGCCGTATGAAAGTGATAATGTGTGAAGAAATAATGTACACAAATACTTGTAACCTTAGAAAATTTATAATTTCTTGCAAGTAAAAAATAAGCACTACCCTAATAAAGGTAGTGCACGCAACAAAAAGGGATATGATTGCCATTTACCAATTCGGAGCTTGAACAAGTTCAAACTGGTTCCCATCAGGATCCTCAAACGTTCCTTCAAAACCGCCCCAGTCCACTTGTCTCGGTTCTATGGGAAAATGAACACCCTTGAGTTTCAACTCTTCATAAGTTTCTCGTATATTGTCGGTGTAAAAAATATAGCCAGAATGCTTGCCAATCCGGGAAGACCAATCCGTGTAATGAGGATTTTCCGGCGTCACTTTCAGTAAAACCAGGTGGGTTTGATCGTTTTTTGGCGCGACTGCCAGCCATCTGAAATTTTCATTGCCAATATCCATTTTTACTTCAAAGCCCAAAAAATCGCGATAGAATGCTAGAGCGCGGTCTTGGTCTGTGACATAAACGGTCACATATTGCAGTCTGAGCATATAGCCTTCTCCTTTACTGCCAATTTTACTCCGTTGAATGAGAAAGAAGTAAAAATTCTACTTGTTCTTTGGAACCCGGATCACAAACTGGTAATATTCTTCATGATCTTCTTCTTCCGTGACCACGCTGAGGCCGGTTTTGTGAATCATGTCCAAGGATTGACGGATGGTGTTCACAGCCAAGCGAACATCCCTTGCTAAAGAAACCTTACGGGGCTGCGGCGTAGGTTTGGACTTCTCAAGCAGCTGTTCAATCCGGTTTTCCGTCTGCTTCACATTCCATTGTTTCTCGATGATTTCAGCCAAAACTTTCAACTGCAATTCTGTGGATGACAGTGTTAGCAATGCCCTTGCATGCCGCTCGGTGATTTCCCGTGATAAGAGGGCATCCTGTACCTCTTGCGGCAGATTGAGCAGGCGCAATTTGTTGGCCACTGTGGATTGAGCTTTCCCAAGACGTTGCGCCAAACTTTCCTGGGTTAACCCGTGAAGCTCTATCAACTGCTGATAAGCAACCGCTTCTTCAATTGCAGTCAGATTCTCCCGCTGCAGGTTCTCGATCAAAGCGATAGAAGCGGCATGAGTATCGTTCAATTCTCTGACAATGGCAGGAATCGTCGTCATCCCAATCTTAATGGCAGCCCGCCAGCGGCGCTCGCCCGCAATCAACTCATAGGCGGACCCGTTCTTCCTCACGACTATCGGTTGAATAATGCCATGGGTCCGAATTGTTTGACTCAACTCGTCGATCCGCTCATCATCAAAAACGGTTCTCGGTTGAAACCGATTGGGTTCAATCAGATTGACCGGGATTTGTCTCACTTCTTCCGTACCGGACACCTCTTTGTCTGAACCGCCAAACAATCTGGATAGTTGGTCTCTCATTCCCATTCCCCCACCCGTAGAACTCCCTTAAAACCTTTTGTTCCGCAAAGAACTATGCTGGTATTATCTTCGAGGTCAGAACGCAAGTTCCTGCTTTTCAAGATGTTCCCTTGTTGACAAAGATCCGTTAACTTTTTTTCACTTTCTTAAAGAAGAGGTTTTTTCGAAGGGGTTCCTGCTTTGCGCGGATAGGTTTCGGGTGTAGGCGACACTTTCCTGACTACGACAACGGTACGGGTACCCTCGATTTCTTTAAGGTCGAATTTGAGAATGTCCTCAATCTTTCCGCCCAGGATCTGCAAGGCCTTCTCCGATTCGGACGCTTCCGCTTCCCCATCAGGTCCCTTCATGGCAAAGAAATAGCCGCCCACCTTCACAAAAGGCAGACACAATTCCAGCAAGATCGGCAGGCGTGCCAGTGCCCGCGCAGTCACCTGATCATATGATTCCCGCCATTTCGGGTCTTGGCCAAAATCTTCCGCACGCCCGTGGAAAGCCGAAAAATTGGCCAATTGCAGTTCC belongs to Effusibacillus lacus and includes:
- a CDS encoding ParA family protein, encoding MARIIAVANQKGGVGKTTTAVNLGACLASLGKRVLLVDIDPQGNTTSGVGINKADVNSCIYDVLINEVDAKEAIQATQIDGLHIIPATIQLAGAEIELVPTISREVRLRKALQPMKSKYDYIIIDCPPSLGLLTVNALTASDSVLIPIQCEYYALEGLSQLLNTIRLVQKHLNTKLEIEGVLLTMLDARTNLGIQVIEDVKKYFREKVYHTIIPRNVRLSEAPSHGQPIIAYDPKSRGAEVYMDLAKEVCSL
- a CDS encoding VOC family protein, which gives rise to MLRLQYVTVYVTDQDRALAFYRDFLGFEVKMDIGNENFRWLAVAPKNDQTHLVLLKVTPENPHYTDWSSRIGKHSGYIFYTDNIRETYEELKLKGVHFPIEPRQVDWGGFEGTFEDPDGNQFELVQAPNW
- the noc gene encoding nucleoid occlusion protein, giving the protein MGMRDQLSRLFGGSDKEVSGTEEVRQIPVNLIEPNRFQPRTVFDDERIDELSQTIRTHGIIQPIVVRKNGSAYELIAGERRWRAAIKIGMTTIPAIVRELNDTHAASIALIENLQRENLTAIEEAVAYQQLIELHGLTQESLAQRLGKAQSTVANKLRLLNLPQEVQDALLSREITERHARALLTLSSTELQLKVLAEIIEKQWNVKQTENRIEQLLEKSKPTPQPRKVSLARDVRLAVNTIRQSLDMIHKTGLSVVTEEEDHEEYYQFVIRVPKNK
- the rsmG gene encoding 16S rRNA (guanine(527)-N(7))-methyltransferase RsmG, with amino-acid sequence MSSSFVERFASKLESIAEVEVGGEILARFDRYYRILVDWNERMNLTAITEVEAVYWKHFFDSAMLLTVPQFNRQTSLLDVGAGAGFPSVPVHILCPELRVTVLDSLQKRISFLKELAGELQLANFSAFHGRAEDFGQDPKWRESYDQVTARALARLPILLELCLPFVKVGGYFFAMKGPDGEAEASESEKALQILGGKIEDILKFDLKEIEGTRTVVVVRKVSPTPETYPRKAGTPSKKPLL
- a CDS encoding ParB/RepB/Spo0J family partition protein yields the protein MSKRLGKGLEALLPQIGADDSIVTAKVEDLRPNPYQPRREFNEDKLQELADSIKEHGIIQPIIVRKSFRGYEIVAGERRWRAAQMVGLEEVPVVVKDFDDRQMTEIALIENLQREDLNPIEIAEAYSSIMEKFELTQDELAKKVGQSRSHVANFLRLLNLPKEIRDYVSRGTISMGHARAILGLEDTKQQLALARKIMDEELSVRAVEQLVNRLTRNVPRETKKQKPEGNRIIQQYEEKFRSCLGTSVKIHSGKKRGKIEIEYYSMDDLERILGLLGE
- a CDS encoding aminotransferase class V-fold PLP-dependent enzyme, whose protein sequence is MIYLDNAASTWPKPPQVAEAMAAAVRDYSANPGRSGHRLAAKAAETISNTRAQVARLFHVKNPNDVIFTQNATESLNLGLKGFLQPGDHVITTSLEHNSVRRPLEYLRKKGVDITYVPSIGDDQALCQEVEKEFRATTRLLVVTHSSNLTGRILPVERLGELARKHRVKFMVDASQTAGYLPIDVEAMRIDMLAFTGHKGLYGPQGTGGLYIHPDLELDPLLHGGTGGFSELIEQPPGRPERYESGTRNTAGIAGLSAGLQFIEDTGLASIRRHEEHLTQLLLEELARIDGLTQFGPDRKEARCPIVSFSVAGYDANEIGYILDTHYEIAVRAGLHCSPLAHETLGTAEGGLVRASLGYFNNETEIEEFVGALKDIMA